A portion of the Hoylesella buccalis ATCC 35310 genome contains these proteins:
- a CDS encoding SPOR domain-containing protein encodes MIELEKHIETLLLDNDCVIIPNFGGFMAHPVHAHYEEQDELYYPPLRTIGFNPQLTINDSLLAQSYVDVYDISYPEALRRIEREVIEIKEHLSNEGQFHLSDIGTLHYNNSEGIFTFIPCEAGILTPTLYGLNSLDISPISSVTSTQQATQTSFIEQAESQLNKADHADTSKPSEEQLMPAEVKLPDTDDNSGKTIRVKVSVIRNLVAACLVAVAFFLFPTTLNHQGNNAKLFGNIDTSLLYHIMPKDIITGSVDVPNNAPERTEAKPILKETKAAEPIKKEVEEKTTAYVIVLASRVTVRNANAYVEKLHQAGYSQAKVYTKNKSTRVIYGQYETESAAYNALNNLQNQKEFADGWILKLSPISSHK; translated from the coding sequence GTGATTGAATTGGAAAAACATATCGAAACGCTGCTTTTGGACAATGACTGTGTCATCATTCCAAATTTTGGTGGGTTCATGGCTCATCCCGTTCATGCTCACTATGAAGAGCAAGATGAGTTGTACTATCCCCCACTCCGCACCATTGGGTTCAATCCACAACTTACCATCAACGATTCATTACTGGCACAGTCGTATGTAGACGTATACGATATCAGTTATCCCGAGGCTCTTCGCCGGATTGAACGTGAGGTTATTGAAATCAAAGAGCATCTCTCAAACGAGGGGCAATTCCATTTGTCAGACATTGGCACGCTACATTATAATAATAGTGAAGGGATATTTACATTCATACCATGCGAGGCCGGCATCTTGACGCCCACCCTGTATGGTCTGAATTCATTGGATATATCCCCTATTTCAAGCGTCACTTCTACTCAACAAGCTACTCAAACAAGCTTTATTGAACAAGCTGAATCACAGCTCAATAAGGCTGATCATGCAGACACTTCAAAGCCATCGGAAGAGCAGCTCATGCCCGCAGAAGTGAAGCTACCTGACACTGATGATAATTCGGGCAAAACTATCCGAGTTAAAGTCAGCGTCATCAGAAACCTGGTTGCAGCTTGTTTGGTGGCTGTGGCGTTCTTTTTGTTTCCGACAACGCTAAACCATCAGGGAAACAATGCCAAATTATTTGGCAACATTGATACCAGCTTGCTGTATCATATCATGCCCAAAGACATTATCACAGGCTCTGTAGACGTACCCAACAACGCTCCTGAGAGAACTGAAGCAAAACCCATTTTAAAAGAAACGAAAGCGGCTGAACCTATTAAGAAAGAGGTAGAAGAGAAAACAACAGCCTACGTTATTGTTTTGGCCAGTAGGGTAACGGTCAGAAATGCAAATGCATACGTAGAAAAGTTACATCAAGCAGGCTATTCTCAGGCAAAAGTTTACACGAAAAATAAAAGCACAAGAGTAATCTACGGACAGTATGAAACCGAAAGTGCCGCATACAATGCCTTGAACAACCTTCAAAACCAAAAGGAATTTGCGGATGGTTGGATTTTGAAACTCTCCCCCATTTCCTCTCATAAATAA
- a CDS encoding carboxypeptidase-like regulatory domain-containing protein: MNRRIFLIFMLLTCLCNSSFSQSVVTGIVRDTTGLALEGVIVKATVDKATLAFARTTEKGAYQLTLKTDAKQIIITAETIGYEKAKREIKNISQKCDFILKEKTTALKEVVVKAPAIYQRGDTLTYNLASYIGKNDYTLKDAMKKLPGIEVEDKGSIKYLGKEISNFYIDNMDLLGGRYNIATTNIPASLVSTVQVLSNHQAVKAKKDVFSDNVAINVKMSNKAKFKPIGSYGVSLGAGKHTLYEVNGAGMLFMSNFQMLASLKAGNINQFALTDGTNHFAKREKSSTVSNLLENLSASKPPIDVDRYASPTDRLVSFNLLKKIQKDVTLKGNIGYSYVKSKYDYSLTRSYADADHHIIIAQAYSPLLTVHRPSILLEYKDNSDKTYLSNTLSGTGSFLTSELPTKENESFFNQKQKMRAFDLNNKFSTLWNHKDLRWSVTSVLSYQGSPMGKIMLDKETAGGVVQNANGQTFRTENTISVSKKHLNSRIYLPLLLNYYIDKVKTNLQPTDEGNDVSMQNLRMALAPQYEYSHPQYKYVFRLGIPMRIDYIAHRDHMSASSSGSWYYSICPSVYGNYKVTSRSVLRTNLFYSRNFGDILDFLKAPVRVNDTSLKIGSGVLADNKSWDASLHYDYKIPLKMWFLNVDFLYNQEKNNLLLSQNASSKLVTMSKIYAPNTGRSLMEQVGITKFIEPIKTKISLNAVYQWKRQTTLQNDVQQKYTWKSWILSPKLTSQPFKYVELDYHGMFAKTYLSTEYQSNSYLSQQHKISLKIMPFDGFTFDTSADIVKNELTKDLTKTMSLLDMGLSYRKKALKVSLDIRNILNQQQYGYTIYNSVNTFTYNYQLRGRECVCSVKLTM; this comes from the coding sequence ATGAATAGGCGAATATTCTTGATTTTCATGCTGTTGACATGCCTCTGTAACTCCTCTTTTTCCCAAAGTGTAGTTACAGGAATAGTGCGTGATACCACTGGTTTGGCTTTGGAAGGAGTCATCGTAAAGGCAACTGTTGACAAAGCAACTTTAGCCTTTGCACGAACAACCGAGAAGGGAGCTTATCAGTTAACGCTGAAGACAGATGCCAAACAGATCATCATCACAGCCGAAACCATTGGATATGAGAAAGCTAAGAGAGAAATCAAGAATATCTCACAGAAGTGCGACTTCATCCTGAAAGAGAAAACAACTGCATTGAAAGAAGTCGTGGTAAAAGCGCCCGCCATCTACCAACGAGGTGATACCCTGACTTACAACTTAGCCTCGTATATAGGAAAGAATGACTACACTTTGAAAGATGCCATGAAGAAGCTCCCAGGCATTGAAGTTGAGGACAAAGGTTCCATCAAATATCTGGGCAAAGAGATTTCTAACTTTTACATTGATAACATGGATTTATTGGGTGGACGCTATAACATAGCAACCACAAACATTCCTGCTTCGTTAGTAAGCACCGTGCAAGTGTTGAGCAACCATCAAGCTGTGAAAGCCAAAAAGGATGTCTTTTCCGACAACGTGGCGATTAATGTAAAAATGAGCAACAAGGCAAAGTTCAAACCAATTGGTTCTTATGGTGTGTCACTTGGTGCAGGCAAGCATACTTTGTATGAAGTGAATGGTGCAGGAATGCTCTTCATGTCAAACTTCCAAATGTTGGCTTCACTAAAGGCTGGCAACATCAATCAGTTTGCATTGACAGACGGAACCAATCACTTTGCCAAGAGAGAGAAATCATCTACCGTATCTAATTTGTTGGAGAATCTCTCTGCTTCCAAACCTCCTATTGATGTTGACAGATATGCTTCACCAACAGACAGGTTGGTATCTTTCAACCTATTGAAAAAGATTCAAAAGGATGTTACCTTAAAAGGGAATATTGGGTATAGTTATGTCAAAAGTAAGTACGATTATAGTTTGACGAGAAGTTATGCGGATGCAGACCATCATATCATCATCGCTCAAGCGTATTCACCTCTATTAACCGTACATCGCCCAAGCATTCTGTTGGAATATAAGGACAATTCGGATAAGACTTATCTCAGCAACACGTTGTCTGGCACTGGTTCTTTTCTAACATCTGAGTTGCCAACTAAAGAAAATGAATCTTTCTTTAACCAGAAACAGAAGATGCGAGCGTTTGATTTGAACAACAAGTTCTCTACCTTGTGGAATCACAAGGACTTGCGTTGGTCGGTTACATCTGTATTGTCATATCAAGGTTCGCCTATGGGAAAGATAATGCTTGACAAGGAAACTGCTGGTGGTGTAGTGCAAAATGCCAATGGACAAACGTTCAGAACAGAGAACACCATCTCTGTATCAAAGAAGCATCTCAACTCTCGCATCTATTTGCCATTGTTGTTGAACTACTATATAGATAAGGTGAAAACGAACTTGCAGCCCACAGATGAAGGCAACGATGTGAGTATGCAGAACCTCAGAATGGCGTTGGCACCACAATATGAGTATTCGCATCCTCAGTACAAATACGTCTTTCGATTGGGAATACCGATGCGCATAGACTATATAGCTCATAGAGACCACATGTCAGCATCATCGTCTGGATCTTGGTATTATTCCATTTGCCCAAGCGTGTATGGCAACTATAAGGTAACCTCCCGTTCTGTGCTGCGTACCAACCTGTTCTATTCCCGTAACTTTGGCGACATATTGGACTTCTTGAAAGCACCTGTCAGAGTCAATGACACCTCATTGAAGATTGGCTCTGGTGTATTGGCAGACAACAAAAGTTGGGATGCCTCGCTACATTACGACTATAAGATACCACTGAAAATGTGGTTTCTCAATGTAGATTTTCTTTATAATCAGGAAAAGAACAACTTGCTTTTGAGCCAAAACGCAAGCTCGAAGCTCGTCACCATGTCGAAAATATACGCCCCAAATACAGGAAGAAGTTTGATGGAGCAAGTAGGTATCACAAAATTTATAGAGCCTATCAAGACCAAAATTTCATTAAATGCTGTTTATCAATGGAAGCGACAAACGACTTTGCAGAATGATGTTCAGCAGAAGTACACCTGGAAAAGTTGGATTCTCTCTCCAAAACTTACTTCACAACCTTTTAAGTATGTGGAGTTAGATTATCATGGAATGTTTGCTAAGACTTATCTTTCTACCGAGTATCAGAGCAACAGCTATCTAAGTCAGCAGCACAAGATTTCCTTGAAAATCATGCCATTCGATGGCTTCACATTCGACACTTCTGCTGATATTGTGAAGAATGAATTGACGAAAGATTTGACGAAGACCATGAGTCTATTGGATATGGGATTATCTTATCGAAAGAAAGCACTCAAGGTTTCTCTTGACATCAGAAACATTCTGAACCAACAACAATATGGATATACCATTTACAACTCTGTCAATACATTTACCTATAACTATCAATTGAGAGGAAGAGAATGTGTTTGTTCCGTGAAATTAACCATGTGA
- a CDS encoding ADP-ribosylglycohydrolase family protein: MKNLLLSAAIGDIAGMPYEFENRTKNYNAVDLLLSSNTYTDDTVCTFACAEALIKNLNMAENLWKRCRADFYRGFGGRFARWLIAKDIQPSYYSCGNGSAMRVSSAGFMAKDVKECIELATQTAMPTHNHPEGIKGAVATALAIFYGMHGKNKDFIREHVLEKYYPNWSDLTYQGIKPNYDFDESCQQTVPTALICFLESTDYADCLKLAIALGGDADTLAAISGPMAYAFYKTMPKELIDNAIAKLPEWMLEVNKQFDEVVNK; the protein is encoded by the coding sequence ATGAAGAATCTACTATTAAGCGCAGCAATTGGCGACATCGCAGGAATGCCGTACGAATTTGAAAATCGAACAAAAAATTATAATGCGGTCGATTTACTACTTTCATCGAATACTTATACTGATGATACCGTTTGCACGTTTGCATGCGCGGAAGCACTTATTAAGAATTTGAATATGGCTGAAAACCTATGGAAGAGATGCCGTGCAGACTTTTATCGTGGATTTGGCGGACGGTTTGCAAGATGGCTGATTGCAAAAGATATTCAGCCATCTTATTACTCTTGTGGTAATGGTAGTGCCATGAGGGTTTCATCGGCTGGATTTATGGCTAAGGATGTCAAAGAATGTATAGAACTGGCTACACAGACAGCGATGCCTACCCATAATCATCCCGAGGGAATTAAAGGAGCAGTAGCAACTGCTTTGGCTATATTCTATGGTATGCACGGGAAAAACAAAGATTTTATTCGAGAACATGTGCTTGAAAAATACTACCCAAATTGGTCGGACTTGACTTATCAAGGTATAAAACCCAACTATGATTTTGATGAGAGCTGCCAACAGACAGTCCCAACTGCCCTTATCTGCTTCTTAGAAAGCACAGATTATGCGGACTGTTTGAAGTTGGCAATTGCCTTAGGCGGTGATGCAGACACTTTGGCTGCCATTTCTGGCCCCATGGCATACGCTTTTTACAAGACCATGCCAAAAGAATTGATTGATAACGCAATCGCGAAACTTCCCGAATGGATGCTTGAAGTGAACAAACAATTTGACGAGGTTGTGAACAAATAA
- a CDS encoding cell division ATP-binding protein FtsE, whose product MLVDYQKVQIFQADNHILQNVDFKVDEGEFIYIIGKVGSGKSSLLKTMYCELDIEGDSDTKAEILDRDITKVKRNEVPALRKEMGIIFQDFQLLHDRDVYKNLYFVLKATGWKDKNEINQRIDEVLNDVGMIEKKYKMPYELSGGEQQRIAIARALLNKPKIIIADEPTGNLDPETASHIVKLLKDITQTGTAVVMSTHNIPMLDKFPGIVYRCKDGRIVDITNEYNKIDLQEEAESDSQPCLSVE is encoded by the coding sequence ATGTTAGTAGATTATCAAAAAGTTCAAATATTTCAAGCAGACAATCACATCTTGCAAAACGTTGACTTCAAAGTAGACGAAGGAGAGTTTATCTATATCATCGGGAAGGTTGGTTCTGGCAAGAGTTCGCTGCTTAAAACCATGTATTGCGAATTGGATATCGAAGGCGATTCAGACACAAAAGCCGAAATCCTTGACAGAGATATCACAAAGGTAAAACGCAACGAAGTGCCTGCGTTGAGAAAAGAAATGGGGATTATCTTTCAAGATTTCCAGCTTCTTCATGACCGGGATGTTTACAAAAACTTGTATTTCGTCTTGAAAGCCACTGGATGGAAAGACAAGAACGAGATTAACCAGCGAATTGATGAAGTGCTCAATGATGTTGGTATGATTGAGAAAAAGTATAAGATGCCTTACGAACTCTCTGGTGGCGAGCAGCAACGTATAGCCATTGCGAGAGCTTTGTTGAACAAGCCGAAGATCATCATCGCCGACGAGCCTACTGGTAATTTGGATCCCGAGACGGCAAGTCACATCGTGAAGCTACTGAAAGACATCACCCAAACGGGAACAGCTGTGGTGATGTCCACACACAACATCCCCATGTTAGACAAATTCCCAGGTATTGTGTACCGTTGCAAAGATGGTCGCATCGTAGACATAACGAACGAATACAACAAAATTGACTTGCAAGAAGAAGCCGAGAGCGATTCGCAACCGTGTCTATCGGTTGAGTGA
- a CDS encoding GLPGLI family protein codes for MKKFVLLTAAVSLTSVAFGQNASSSPVDEYECIYEYQVKNTKGSIDATSTILQIGRNTAKFSDYTTFQVDSAIACKAPEADIQKFKAQETRNDILFDQSVSQNEPKGKLTVYSVITPNYYSYTESATPINWKLSEETDTICGYTCQKAVGEYGGRTWTVWYSSEIPVSFGPWKLCGLPGLVLAANDAENLHQFKAITFRKSNTPMNLKPYANPINISREQFIKAKNKFEIDPMGNIPGEAISEMSVQKFDNGEYKTLVNGVVVRVRPNGYVPLELK; via the coding sequence ATGAAAAAGTTTGTCTTACTGACAGCTGCTGTTAGCTTAACATCTGTAGCATTCGGGCAGAATGCAAGTTCTTCTCCCGTGGATGAATACGAGTGCATCTACGAGTATCAAGTAAAAAACACCAAAGGTTCTATTGATGCGACCTCTACCATTCTTCAAATCGGTAGAAACACAGCAAAGTTTTCTGATTATACCACCTTTCAAGTAGACTCAGCCATAGCTTGCAAGGCTCCCGAAGCGGACATCCAGAAGTTCAAGGCACAAGAAACGAGAAACGATATACTCTTCGACCAGTCTGTTTCTCAAAATGAGCCCAAAGGTAAGTTGACGGTTTATAGCGTCATCACACCAAATTACTACAGTTATACCGAGAGCGCCACACCGATTAATTGGAAACTTTCAGAGGAAACTGACACTATTTGTGGATACACTTGTCAAAAGGCAGTGGGAGAATATGGTGGCAGAACATGGACGGTTTGGTATTCTTCTGAGATACCAGTGTCCTTTGGACCTTGGAAACTATGCGGTCTGCCAGGATTGGTATTGGCGGCTAACGATGCCGAAAACTTACATCAGTTCAAGGCAATCACGTTTCGTAAATCCAACACTCCGATGAACTTGAAGCCATACGCCAATCCCATCAATATTTCAAGAGAGCAATTTATTAAAGCGAAGAACAAGTTTGAGATAGATCCGATGGGCAACATCCCAGGAGAAGCCATCAGCGAGATGAGCGTTCAGAAATTCGATAACGGCGAATACAAAACCTTGGTCAATGGTGTGGTGGTGAGAGTTCGCCCTAATGGATATGTTCCGCTGGAATTGAAGTAA
- a CDS encoding FHA domain-containing protein — translation MKRVRCPKCDNYITFDETKYSNGQSLVFQCPECNKQFRIKIGVSKLKERQKDMKIDENAHQQAYGAIVVIENVFHYKQVLPLQFGVNHIGRYVKGNNIECPIETTDPSVDLTHCNITVSKDKHGKLKYELSDGPSYTGTFVNNQLLGDRERRIIREGSLFTIGATSIILRTSDQDDE, via the coding sequence TTGAAAAGAGTTCGATGTCCCAAATGTGACAATTACATCACATTTGACGAGACAAAATATTCTAACGGTCAATCTTTAGTTTTCCAATGTCCTGAATGCAACAAACAATTCAGGATTAAGATAGGTGTATCCAAACTGAAAGAAAGACAAAAGGACATGAAAATCGATGAAAACGCTCATCAACAAGCCTATGGAGCAATTGTTGTTATAGAGAACGTTTTCCACTACAAACAAGTTCTTCCCCTTCAGTTCGGCGTCAATCACATTGGACGCTACGTGAAAGGCAACAACATAGAATGCCCTATCGAAACGACCGACCCCAGCGTTGACCTGACGCACTGCAACATCACAGTGTCCAAAGACAAACATGGTAAGCTGAAATACGAGCTCAGCGACGGCCCCAGCTATACCGGTACATTCGTAAACAACCAACTACTGGGCGACCGCGAACGCAGAATCATCCGAGAAGGTTCGCTGTTTACCATCGGGGCAACCAGCATTATTTTACGAACGTCTGACCAGGATGATGAATAA
- a CDS encoding aspartate kinase, with product MKVMKFGGTSVGSPERMKNVASLVTRSGEQTFVVLSAMAGTTNTLIEIADYLYKKNPEGANEVINTLEEKYMQHVDELYATDEYKAKTRDFLASEFEYLRSFTKDLFTSFEEKCIVAQGEIMSTNMVVNYLQEQGVHAVLLSALDFMRTDKNAEPDPPYIKEKLSAIMADNEGYQIYITQGFICRNAYGEVDNLLRGGSDYTASLIGAALNAEEIVIWTDIDGMHNNDPRIVDKTDAVQQLNFEEAAELAYFGAKILHPTCIQPAKYAGIPVRLKNTMEPDAYGTIIDNVIVRGKIKAVAAKDNIVAIKIKSSRMLLATGFLRKVFEIFESYQTPIDMIATSEVGLSMSIDNATHLDEIVDELKKYGTVTVDIDMCIICVVGDLDWSNVGFETLALDAMKDIPVRMISYGGSNYNISFLVREADKKQALQSLSDLLFETTCANGN from the coding sequence ATGAAGGTGATGAAATTTGGGGGAACCTCTGTAGGTTCTCCAGAACGAATGAAGAATGTAGCTTCACTCGTGACACGGTCAGGTGAGCAGACATTTGTTGTTCTGTCGGCCATGGCCGGCACTACCAACACGCTGATAGAGATAGCCGATTATCTCTACAAGAAGAATCCGGAAGGCGCCAATGAGGTAATTAACACATTGGAAGAAAAATACATGCAGCATGTAGACGAATTGTATGCGACGGATGAATACAAGGCGAAAACCCGCGACTTCTTAGCAAGCGAATTCGAATATCTTCGTTCGTTTACCAAAGATCTTTTTACATCGTTCGAAGAGAAGTGCATTGTAGCGCAAGGCGAAATCATGAGTACCAACATGGTGGTAAACTATTTACAGGAGCAGGGTGTTCATGCAGTTCTTCTATCGGCTTTGGATTTTATGAGAACAGACAAGAATGCTGAACCAGACCCACCCTACATCAAGGAAAAACTCTCTGCCATCATGGCTGACAATGAGGGTTACCAGATTTATATCACCCAAGGTTTTATCTGCCGAAATGCTTATGGAGAGGTAGACAACCTACTGCGGGGAGGTTCCGACTATACAGCTTCTTTGATTGGTGCCGCGCTCAACGCTGAAGAAATTGTTATTTGGACCGATATTGACGGCATGCACAACAACGACCCACGCATCGTCGACAAGACCGATGCCGTGCAACAACTCAACTTTGAAGAGGCTGCCGAGCTGGCTTACTTTGGGGCCAAAATCCTCCACCCCACTTGCATCCAGCCAGCCAAATACGCAGGCATTCCCGTTCGACTGAAGAATACGATGGAACCCGATGCGTATGGCACGATCATTGACAACGTGATCGTTCGCGGAAAAATCAAAGCCGTTGCGGCCAAAGACAACATCGTTGCCATCAAAATCAAATCGTCCAGGATGTTGCTTGCGACAGGATTTCTGAGAAAAGTGTTTGAGATTTTTGAAAGCTACCAAACGCCCATTGACATGATTGCCACCAGCGAGGTGGGCTTGTCCATGAGCATTGACAACGCTACGCATCTGGATGAAATTGTTGATGAATTGAAAAAATACGGTACCGTGACCGTTGATATCGACATGTGCATCATCTGCGTGGTTGGTGATTTAGACTGGAGCAATGTTGGATTCGAAACACTTGCCTTGGATGCAATGAAGGATATTCCGGTTCGCATGATTTCCTATGGTGGCAGCAATTATAACATTTCTTTCTTGGTAAGGGAAGCTGACAAGAAGCAAGCATTGCAAAGTTTGAGTGACTTGCTGTTTGAAACAACCTGCGCGAACGGTAATTAA